From the Hevea brasiliensis isolate MT/VB/25A 57/8 chromosome 13, ASM3005281v1, whole genome shotgun sequence genome, the window aataattaatatatataaaattaaatataattaataaatttttcataaaaataaatcaatttaaaaatcgattcagttcgatttgaatatatgaattattatttaattttatttaatttaattaatttttttaaaaattaaattaaatcaaattaaaatttttataatataaaattaaattaacctattaatttttaaaatcaaactaaataaattaaattaaattaattttttaattttaaccgAATATTATTTAACCCTAAGAAAAATAGCATTTGGGTGCGTGGGAAAGTCACGAGGGAATTACGGAATGATTTGACATTTTTAtagaaaagaataaaaaatacaaaaatattatCCTTACGAATACTAAATGCGAGAATATTTtagtattaaaatataattattattgatAATGGATTATCACTCGTTGTTAGaagataaataatttttaaaaaataaaaaaaaggaaaaaaaaaacccaCCGTCCCATGAACAGTGTTTGCATCAGTTGAAAGTTTTCTGTTTTCATAAACAGTATTTTAGGATtcgatttaataataataataataatataatttttaattttaaccataaataagtgatgtttaatattttataattaatctacaaagaattttttttcttaattagttttatttattttacagAAAGTAACActaagaaattttttttatattttttattattaattttaatattaaattaataatatatatatatacttatttaaattatatatatatttttatattttaataaaaatattaaaatttaaaaacaaaattctcttttaaaaaaaaaattatttttaaaaaaataatttattttttactttGATTAGgaacattaaaaaaatttaaaaaattattttcttagaaaatattacgagacataaattttatttattttataaaaaataatttttaattttttaacatttAAAGTACTAAAAATACAAGTCaatgaaaaaatattttccacttaaaaaaataaataacttcttatttttaaaatatgaattaatttttaaaataatattattaaaatataaaaaaattatgtatataataaatatatattataatataattaaataataaaaaatattttattaacaaaTAATTTTCATTAGTTTAATGGAACAAGTCTATTTCATAGAAAATGAAAATATGCTTTCCTGGGGTAAACCGCCCCCTTCTTGACTTCTCGTAACTCACAGAACAAAGGATTGGGTTTCATTTCAGGTTTATTCATAAAACAACTGTGTAATGGAAAATTAACTTTCAAAATCCAGAGATATGCCTGCAAATCTCAAGCAAATATTCAAAGATAAACAGATCAAAGAAAACCCATTTCAGATCCCCtgttctaatttttatttttttccatcAGCAGATCCAAAACTTACCAGATTTTGTATGAACAATTAACCAATTTAAACAAGAACCCAAGAAAAGTTTCTTGACATGGGTAAAAGAGAAGTTTAAGTAAAACTTTACAAcattaaacaaataaaaaattcaaagaaGAAGGACAAGAGGAAGAAAACAAACACAGAATCTTGACGTTATCACCATTGAAGCTTGCATTTCTTGGTTAGGCAAAGAAGAAGCTGTCTTCTGTGGCTATTCATTGGTATAATTCCAAACGCCTGGCACATAAAGAACAGAAGTACTTCCTCTTGATTTTGTAACAAATTGGCAAAAAGCAGAAACTCCATTTTGTTTCAACATCCACGGCTTGAACTTTTCCTCCACAGTAGGGACATGATCCAGATGCTTGCTGCCTACCTAATTCTTTCTCCTTTTCATCACAAAACACAAACCAACACATctttgttctctctctctctctctctctctctctctatcaatCGATGACTGTGGAATCAAGAAAAAGTGAAATGATGTTGTAGAGGAGGTGGAAAGTACTTATAAGCTGAAGAAAATCCAGTTGGCCACTTGAATAGAATATtgttttctttattattattattattattattattattattattattatgattacTGATTTGAAAGGCGtttgattttaaataataatatttataaatatagatTTTACatgttatatttttattatataaatatttaattaaatataaaaatatatttttataataatatttataaattattttattttaaattaaataatatttaaatattttataaatttattaaatttttaaaatatactaACGTAGGATAAAAATAAAAGTATTTTATATTAGTATAACATATATTAcatgaattaataaattttaaattatgaaattttagatttaaatattaatatattaaaaaatatattaaaaaattattaaaaattatgagAAGAAAATACTCATTATAGATATAGAAAGTatttcaaaaataagaaaataataataaaataaaaacttgAGAAGGAAGAAATGTCAGTAGGCACATGACATGGGCACGTGCATCTCAGGCGTtatctttcattattttattaaaataaaaaaaatcaacagaAAGTGGCGTTTTTTTTTTACGGTCCAGATTCTTCTGGAGACATCTGACTTGGCAGAAGAATCTTCTTTGTTTATAAATTACGTCCATCGACTGCCTTTTGACAAAATTGACCTTTACGTAGACTCATAAAGGATTGAATCAAAGTTAGAATCGGATTGATACTGAACCTCTTGAAATTGActtgaaatcaattaaaattataattgatTTGAATCATTGAATCGGttaattcaattttgagccaaaatcaattttcttaattttaaaaaaacttaaataattttatttaactatatttcttttttttcttttgtaattAAAAACACACACATACTTGAGTTAGTGACAGAAATAAATCACACCtcaaaactatagtgattttaagagGATCAGTGTTTATATATAACTCAAATACACACACACTCTACGATCAACGTAAGATTCTGAAAGATCAGTCCATGGACATGTTCTACATGAGATCTCAACTAGGACCTTGATCACACCAGCAACTCAAggcctacttttttttttttttacaaggtAAAGACACACGCATACTTAGATcagtgataaaaataaattatacctcaaaatcataaaaattttaaaaaagttcTCGTTTTTATAAAATCTAAATATATGCACATTCCATAATTGATATGGAATATCAAAGAATCGATTTAatcaaaattgaattgaattataataaattgaaattaaaattaaaactgaaATCATGAAAGGTGGTCAGGGGCCGATTTAGATCACGCCTAATTAGGACGCCTAATTAAAAAGTAAGTAAATAAAACTTATTGCCGCTTCATTAACGCGAAGCCACCAAAATTGAAAAGTTAAATTCATCACGCTTTTTGAATGTAACAAGCTTTaatgcctatatatatatatatatatatatatatatatatatatataaaacttttgTTGAATCTTCCATGAATAAAGAATCTTCATCATTCATTGGTTGCAATAGTGTGTCTCTGAGTGCgtacatatgtatgtatattttgaatttcttaattttaaattgtttgatgtatatgttttattttataaaactGATAGTTGATTGAAATCGTTAtgtacataaaaataaatataatattatttattaaataagtaaatattttatgtaaatatgtaattttataatattatttttaattttcaaccataaattatgataaatttatattttaaaaatattatactaGTTTTTGAAACACGTacatcaaataatttatatttatttatataaataaataacaaatattaaatttatttttaatatatgttATTAAATGTCATATATTTTGGTATAAAAAATcatattattttagttaaatcTATAAATAAAAGCATTTATTGATTTATAAACTACTATCTTTTTAAAAATTATGTTATATTTAatctaattattaaaatataatattaatatagtTATTAAATaccatataataaaataaaaattacgaTAAAATTAATGTTTTAAAGCATGAATGTGTAAAGATACTGCCTAAAATTTGAAACTATAAATTAACACTATATAAGAGTTAACTCATTTTATTAAATtcatctaaaatttaaattttaaagaaaatcaatttaatttatttatattctaATTCTTGGTAGTTTAAAATTAATGGTAATTTTCCAAGCTCCTTTGTGACTTTCGTACAAGCCCTTATGAATGTCAATCAAGATCGCCATACCTTTCTTAGGAGAGATATATTTGAGCCATGGTCTCATAAAAGACCTTTTATAAAGCTAGCCATTAAAAACACTATATCCTGAAGACTTTTGCACAATCTTTTTTGCCTCGAGGGGATTGTCGAGGAGTGTTCTATCGTCCAAGTAATAAAAGATAGGAGACATCCATGTAAATCAGATGTCGATGGGAAAAATCTCCTCTTGATCGACACAGGTTGGGTGAACTCTTCAATATGGCTAGATTGAGATATGTGTTGCTCTCCTGCTGCTGCTATCTTTGCTAAGGCATCTGCACTACTGTTCTCCTCTATGGGAACTTGGAGAATTGTAATCTCTCCTAAGTAAGATCAGATCTTTGCCATTAATTTCTAAATCTGTGCTTCATGTTTGCCCAAATTTGGGTCTCACACTTGGAAATTACCCTGGCATTAATTAACAACTTAACAACTAATTATGAGTCAGAGTATATGGTAGCTTTTAGAGTTCTTACCTCTTTGATGATGCGTAGAGCCATTAGCAAagcctcatactctgctacatttTTTGTAGCTCAGAAAGTTAGGGGGCAGCGTACTTGAACTTGATGTCATGAGGACCTTCCAGAATAATGTTTACTCCTGATCTGGTGGATCCTGTTGCTTCGTCAACCACGTTCTAATTCTCCTTTTGATTTTCCTCTAGTGCTAGGTTTGGAGTTAGCTCAGCCATAAAATCTGCCAAGACTTAGCTTAGCCACAAAATTTGCTAAGACTTAGGCTTTTAACATCGATCTGCGGACATATTTGATGTCATAAGCTCCCAAGATGATTGGCCATGTAGCGAGGTGACTTGATGTGTCTGGTATCTACAAGATCTTCCTTAGAGGATAATTGGTTCATACTTTAATGGTTTGAGACTTGAAGTATGATCTGAGTTTGGTTATGACTGAGAGAATTACAAATGCCAACTTTTCTAAGGCTAGATAACTGAGCTCAACGTTTCGTTAGTTACTATAAGATACAAAAAGAGCACCTCACCTTATTTAGGCAAGTCAAGCAAAGGAGGGTTAGtaaaaaatgtttttaattcaTTAAATTCTACCTGGCAATTTTCTCCCCATTTAAAGTTGTTTCAAGCTTTGAGTGCTTAATAGAAAGGAAGGCATTTCTAAATAGAGCAGGACATAAATCGTCCTAGAGTCGTGATCATGTCATTTAATCTCTAGATCTCCTTGATGTTTTTAGCAGTTGCATTTCCAAAAGGGCTTGGATTTTTTCTAGATTAGCCTCTATTCCTTTTTCTGAGACCATGTACCCCAAAAACTTGCCTACCTTCATACCAAAGGTGCACTTATCTAGATTAAGCTTCATTCCAACCTTATCCAGAATGTTAGAAGCATCCACAATGTCTTTTGCATGATCTTCTTGTCTCTTGCTTTTAATGATCATATCCTTAACATAGACCTCAATAGTTTTTCCTATCAAAATTTTAAACATTTTGTTAACGAGCCGCTAGTAGGTGGCTCCATCATTCTTTAGTCTGAATGGCACCACATTGTAGCAATGTACCCCCAAATTTGTGATAAAGGCTTTTTTCCTCATCCTCTAGGTTCATTTTTATCTAATGGTATTTGGAGATGGCATCCACAAGGCAAGATACTGCATGACCTGCTATTACATCTACCAGTTTATTCATGGTAGGCAACAGGTAGTGATCCTTTGGACACGCCTTGTTATGATCGGTGAAGTATATGCACATCCTCCTCTTGCCATTGGATTTCTTTACCAAAACCACATTTGCCACCCATGTGGGGTACTTGACCTCCTTGATGAGGCCTGCAGTCAATAATTTAATGTCTTTGTCAATGATGACCTATTGTCTGTTTGCGATAATCCTCCTTTTCTTCTGTTAAAGTGGCTTTATGCTTGGATCCACATTCAAACTATGCACCATAAATGCTGGATTGACCCCAATCACTTTTTTTAGACTCCAAGCAAAACTAGATGATCTCTCTTTTAGAATTTTAGTGACAGCATCTCTATTCGATCTTTAGAGGGTGGTACTGATCTTTACTTTCTTtcctgttgtcccaaaatagtccaagaggggggtgaattgaacTTTAACaaattttcggcccttgcttgtagcctaatgaaaaattatggCTTTGTTTAACTAGGTATTTCTCTatataaaataaaagtaatatgtgcttcaataatgtgttcctaagttgcaattcaagcctcaatcaatgtatatggcaatatctaacaaaacatgcatcatacaatatatatataactaatttCTCAACTCACTCAATAAGTCCACAAAtttatcaattcaatctattcaaccaatattcaatatcatgtataacaagaaaaaatttaaattgcacaaaagtaaggaggtcaaggttagagagatcaaacacaatgatttttatagtggttcggcttaactagcctacatccactctctcaaagaaccctctttgagtcttctctccactatttgctcttttgaaggcaagagaccaaaagccctttacaacttttccacaccaagctttaaccaaggtagcttgaaaccttcacaagtgctatcacaagcactttctctctcaagcttcaataagtgcttgtacaacctctcttaaatgcaattcaatgttgtaacactcactcttactcaatacaaatcaaactataaagaagagatgagttgatttgccaatggtagctcaaaatctttaaagctcttgaatgaaagcaataaatgaaaaatcaaagttggagttcaaatgtaagctttcatcaagtgtaaataaagtagagaatgtgtatttatagttccaaatcattttagactgtttgaaacccttttggaacgttatacacactgcccaagacaaaatagtcgttattttgtccttttgtgcgaagttgagcagctctgataaattagcaaactaatgaaattttagtagcagtcagtaaactggttagtaaactaacttttttagcaaactcattagcaaacaaaaaaatttagcaaaccagttagcaaactaagtcaacagctgcatgtctcaacttgcaatgtaaaatgatttagaccttaaaaaatatttcaatagtAGTATCCAAGATCAtggtgagaaaaagtaatcagaaaataaaatttcatttttgagctccatatgactaaattctcatccattcttttcacaaaaaacctaagactcaatctctaatactatgcctttcataccttttctttgagtcttggcttccgtagtcttgttcttttctcattttggatttgtcttgaaatgcctttgagtatcctttctccttagatgcaacttcaagaattctttagtaataagacaaagaatctacacatcactttaaagttgggttagatagattctctttgagttttgttatcatcaaaatcaatgctcattttgagctacacggggtcaacaatctccccctttttgatgatgacaaaactcaactgaatcaacaatcaaaaataaaagtgtgtgaaagtttatgtgagtatgtaaatccaagtatagtatgccgaaaatgctccccctaaatatatgaACATAATTCCCAAGAAATCTATTTTTTGTACACAAGCTCCCCCTGAGCTTATGCTACAAAGCATGTTCACAATATTCTCAAAAAGCATTTTCATTTGTCACAAGTATAAacacaagtataaacacatatacatcaacacaagtatcaacacatgtataaacacatatccatcaacacaagtatTAACACATTCATATTCATTCTATAAACACATATTCACACACATATGCACATGTTCATATCCATCATATCCATCCTATTTGTATCAACACCATtctattctccccctttttgtcatcaataaaaaaggaaacaggagaaaagaaccaaaaagaatcatgttagccTAAATTTAAATGCAGTAAGGTGAATCAGTAGTAAACTAAAACCAACAGTAGCAAACAAACTAGTAAACTAAATATGCAAATAGGAAACTAAAAATCCAGATTGGATGGGAATCATTTAAGTCTTTTGCTTCTTCGAGTGGATTTGGAAGGCACCAACTTCTTCTTAGTGGGTTTAGCAGCAGGTGGCTGAGATCCTTGGTCAGCCACTTGATCATCCTTCTGTGGCTCATTTTCATCAGATGGTGGTTGAAGAGCGGCAGCTAGGGACTGGTATGGATTTGACACGGTGGATTTAGTCCTTTTTCTCCCTTTCTTGGCTGCAGGGGCAGCAACTGCAGATAGCTGAGTTGGAGCACTCTCTTGGTGATCCTTGAGAGAAGCTTCCTTCTGCTGCGTAGGGGCAGCAGCAGTTTCAACAGCaggttcaacaaccttttcagatTCTACAACCTTTTCACCATCCTTTGGTAGCTCACCTTCAGTTTCTACAATCTTTTCACCATCATGCTCAGTAGGTACATCAGCTGCAGGACCAATCTCAGGTTCAATGACCTGGTCACTAGCATGCTCAACAGGAGCGTCTAGTGCAGGTTCAAGCTCAGGTTCAGCTACTTGGTCACTTTCATGTGCCATAGCAGCAAGAGACTCACCAACCTTATTGCTTTCACCCTTATCAGCAGAGACTTGAGTAGCAGCCTCAACTTTAGTTGGAACACCAGTTTCCTTGGCCTACTGAAGATCCATAATTACCCTCTtcaattcctcattttgagtgagCAGGTGACTCACTTTGTAGTCAATCACATCCACATATTTTCTCAGAATGTCAATGGACTGATGGGTTGAACTAAATTGGTCATTAACAGTAGCTTTTAGCCCTTGAATCTCACTCAAAAATTCATTAGCAGAATCAGAACCAACCTTAACAGAGGAAGAACCACCCTTTTCAAACCCTTTCTTTCTCCCATCAGTGTCAGAGTGAATTTCTCTGAGCACAATCAAATCAGTCCTAGAGCTTTCCTTAGAGACATTCACATTtagctctttaaacacagcagtcaaaagatgtgcataaggcagttttccaatcccataagctttgcGCATATTCTTGAAAATTAAATAAGCCAAATTCATTCTTACTTTATTCacaatgtgccacataatacacatgtccaagtgactcaaataaccatagctaccagatttaggacagaaaatgtagttcaccatactatgaatgattttgatgtgttGAAGGGCTTTTATGCTAGTGGACTTTTCATTTGCGGTAGTGTTAACAGGGAATACTTTGTTTTCAAACTCAACCAAATTGAATCCTGCCAccctagcaacatccttatgtgtggaaattttatttccatcattgggCAATTTCAAAGCCATAGCTATCAGTTCAACAGAGACACCATATATACTATTATTCAAAACAACCTCAAATTTGTCCTCATCATCAATCATTCATAACGTCCTATAAAAATCTTGAACAAGCCTAGGGTAATACTCATTTGCACATTCACACACATCCAACCatccttgaaactcaaaaagctCTTTGAATTGAAAGTTTACCTGATTAAAGTACTCCCATTTGATAAATTTGCAATCTAACAGTGCTTTATCCACTGGGCCCAAAGATTTTACAGCACGCATTTTTCGTTGGGTATCAATCCCTGACTTCTGtcgcttctttttcttttctggcgTCGATTCAGTGGGTTCGACACCCTTGGATGGATTTGAAGACTCACTAGCTGATTTCGAAGCAGGTAAGTTTTTCTTCCCTTTCAATTTCTTTCGCAATGTAGCAACAGGAATATCGTCAGAGGCTGACGAGGAAGACGAAGCAGCCGCAACAATTGGAGACTTGCATTTAGCACGAGCCATTGACGGAAAAAAAAATGGTGAATCTGAACACTGGTTTTTCGGTGTGTAAGGAGTGGAGAAGAAAGGTGAGATGAGAAGTTTGATGGGTTTGGATGAATTTTgtcgagaaaaaaaaaaggggtctATTTTAGAGGTATGGTGTCGTGAACCGATGCAGAGGAGAGAGAGCGTGGGGGTTTCGTGTGGCAGAGGGTTTAAGtcctcttgagtcccgcgcttttctgtttcactgtactttcaactgaacttgttttcttacttctttttattttatatttcaaacaaGTCTATCTATCTCTATATgcacaaataaatatttctacatGTCTGACACAGCACTGAGAATGTGATATCAAATGTGAAAAGATAAATGCATTACTGGACATGCAGAGAGTTTCAAGCACAATTACGTTTTGGTTTGAGATTTGAACAGTAcacgatatagcaaactaattttagtcacgcaatattaacatacaacttagtaaactaatttcacgagtacacaaacaagttagctaatattCTTTAAAGATTTCTTAGCAAACCTATATCACAGCAGATCACTCACACATTGGACACAATGAAATCattatgaattaaatttcaagcaaatggttcacatgtaccaatttcccttctaattctacaaaaggtttcttcattaagaggttttgtaaaaatgtcagcaagttgattttcagaggcaacaaactctattttgatatttccattttgaacatgatctctaataaaatgatgtctaatctcaatgtgtttagttcttgaatgttggactagatttttgatcaagtttatggcacttgtgttgtcacacctaattggaacaagattatattttaaaccaaaatcttccaattgttgtttcatccatagaatttgagcaacacaactaccagcagctatatattctgcctcagctgtagataaagctactgaagtttgtttcttactgtgccaagaaactagtgcaagaccaagaaattgacaagtacctgaagtactttttctatccagtttacttccagcaaaatcagaatcactataaccaacaagattaaatgattcacattttggataccataaaccaattgagtatgtgccaatgagatatctaaagatccttttaactgcacttagatgagattcttttgaacatgattaaaatattgcacacaagcaaacactaaagtgtatgtctggtctagatgcagtaagatacaaaagagagccaatcatacctttataaagctttgtatccacttctttacctttttcatcattgtccattttaattgttgaactcataggagtgcccatgctcttcaaatcttccattttaaatttcttcagCATATCCTTGatatactttgattgatttatgaagataccatctttcatttgcttaatttgaagtccaaggaagaatgtgagctcacccatcatgctcatttcaaattcattctgcataatcttagaaaatttcttgtaaagagattcgttagtagcaccaaaaattatatcaacaacataaatttgcataatgagcatatcattatgatgcttcttagcaaaaagtgttgtatccactttgcctctttgaaaatcattttgtaaaagaaatttactaagcctttcataccatgctctaggagcttgttttaaaccatataaagctttagtaagtttataaacatgatttggatgctcatgattttcaaagcctggaggttgtgcaacatacacttcctcatcaatataaccatttaaaaatgcactcttgacatccattggataaagcataaaatccttgtaacatgcaaaggcacacaacattctaatagcttcaattctagcaaccggagcaaaggtttcatcaaaatcaattcattcctcttggttgtagccttgagccactagtctagctttgtttctaacaacattgcctttttcatccattttgtttctaaaaacccatttagtaccaataattgaatgatcttttggtttaggcactaaattccaaactttatttctctcaaattgatttagttcttcttgcatggcaagaatcaaactctcatcattttgagcatcttcaaaacatttaggttcaatttgtgaaatgaaagcaacattaccaaaatatcttctcaattgtgctctagtcatcatcctctgagatggatcatcaataatgtcttcttgaggatgatttctatggaatctccattctttaggtaaatcttcatgttggggctcatttacttgtaattcttccaaatttggcatttcttcattgatttgatcttcattggcatcatggacatctattgtagtttctctttgagtttcttcatcttttttatcaatttgttccatttcttgacttgatattatattttcttttccaaaaacgtactcattattatcatcacaaacatttttccttctgatagaagggttagtctcatcaaacaaaacatgaatagtttcctcaataaccaaagttcttctattgaacactctataggctttactctttgttgaatacccaagaaagattccttcatcggatttagcatcaaatttcttt encodes:
- the LOC110655526 gene encoding uncharacterized protein LOC110655526, producing the protein MCWFVFCDEKEKELGRQQASGSCPYCGGKVQAVDVETKWSFCFLPICYKIKRKYFCSLCARRLELYQ